Proteins from a single region of Pseudopedobacter saltans DSM 12145:
- a CDS encoding DUF4349 domain-containing protein, producing the protein MKSVFAILVLFLFYSCNTPSSNSQSEDKIMESEISLAAPAIPNGNNTQPIDSTLKVIKSANLSFETEDSNRAIQKINEILKSLKGYTEQEDSNASDNQLFTSIKCRVPSSQFESFIGRLEGIPAKMTGKNIQRLDVTKEYIETETTINAQKELLNRYVQLLAKANKMSDMLEIENKLSELKTAIEISQNRFNSLKKQIRYSEIQINITSSSSQITRNSFGSDITNAFSNGIDLLKSLLIGIITLWPILIVVGALTLIYKRYKRHKISRKL; encoded by the coding sequence ATGAAAAGTGTATTTGCTATCCTGGTTCTGTTTTTATTTTATTCGTGTAATACTCCTTCTTCTAATTCTCAATCAGAAGATAAAATAATGGAATCGGAGATTTCTTTGGCTGCTCCTGCTATTCCAAACGGGAATAATACCCAACCAATAGACTCTACACTCAAAGTTATAAAATCAGCCAATCTCTCTTTCGAGACAGAGGATAGCAACAGAGCTATTCAAAAAATAAATGAAATTCTGAAATCTCTAAAAGGTTATACGGAACAAGAAGATAGCAATGCCTCCGATAATCAGTTATTCACTTCGATTAAATGTCGGGTTCCCTCCTCTCAATTCGAAAGTTTTATTGGGCGATTAGAAGGTATCCCTGCAAAGATGACAGGAAAAAATATTCAACGGTTGGATGTGACCAAAGAATATATTGAAACGGAAACAACTATAAATGCACAAAAAGAATTACTTAACAGATATGTTCAATTGCTGGCCAAAGCAAATAAAATGAGCGACATGCTGGAGATAGAGAATAAATTGAGCGAGCTAAAAACAGCTATAGAAATTTCCCAAAATCGCTTTAACTCATTAAAAAAGCAAATCCGCTATAGCGAAATACAGATTAACATCACTTCATCAAGTAGTCAAATTACCAGAAACTCTTTCGGATCTGATATTACCAATGCATTTTCAAACGGCATAGATCTTCTGAAGAGTCTTCTGATCGGAATAATAACTTTATGGCCGATTTTGATTGTTGTTGGGGCTCTAACCCTCATCTACAAAAGGTATAAAAGACATAAGATATCCAGAAAATTATAA
- a CDS encoding DUF1016 N-terminal domain-containing protein, which translates to MQNYNPDKKKELSTLVEERHYGMLSLACYGILNLFWNIGKKINDEELHYQEGKQLIERISNEFVVYYGTLFSLENISRMKLFADNFPDVAIVEVFSSFLSWEHIQLLFDLEDYESRCLLMEVAIREGLNVNELKQRLNSMDLNGKKFKGFKRGFSKWKSDMLHHGFIQKKQGKLLFPNLFKPDSSNGYYLLMTSDPVNKVEELGVISDIIKIIEEFKANQTRFLNGYLNIAFYEIGEFINYRLKEGNHKKSELFNLSSDFAKEYGKSFIEGQINFFSVFAKSFEKELAGKLAYIVTWEHLLVILELETDESKLFFIKATARERLSVDGLREKIRNYVDAGVKFNSDNLTDMTDIFKIIFQEQKTLKSRGNIVEGTTQYIKYSEDVLITNLLPNIFQNKYFPLIQ; encoded by the coding sequence ATGCAGAATTATAATCCAGATAAGAAAAAAGAGCTTTCAACTCTAGTAGAGGAAAGACATTATGGAATGCTAAGTCTTGCCTGTTATGGTATTTTAAATCTTTTTTGGAACATCGGAAAGAAGATAAATGATGAAGAACTTCACTATCAGGAAGGAAAACAATTAATTGAACGGATTTCCAATGAGTTTGTTGTTTATTATGGAACTTTATTCTCTTTGGAAAATATATCCCGGATGAAGTTGTTTGCAGATAACTTTCCCGATGTAGCCATAGTGGAAGTATTTTCATCTTTTCTTTCATGGGAGCACATCCAGCTTCTATTTGATCTTGAGGACTATGAATCAAGATGCTTACTGATGGAAGTTGCTATCAGAGAAGGGCTTAATGTCAATGAATTGAAACAGAGGCTTAACAGCATGGATTTAAATGGCAAAAAGTTCAAGGGATTCAAGAGAGGTTTTTCAAAATGGAAGTCTGATATGCTACATCACGGCTTTATTCAGAAGAAACAGGGGAAACTTTTGTTTCCTAATCTTTTTAAACCTGATTCCTCAAATGGTTACTATTTGTTAATGACTTCTGATCCTGTGAATAAAGTAGAAGAATTAGGTGTAATATCTGATATCATAAAGATAATAGAAGAATTCAAAGCGAATCAGACACGTTTTCTTAATGGATATCTGAATATCGCTTTTTATGAAATTGGTGAATTTATAAATTACAGATTAAAAGAAGGCAATCATAAGAAATCTGAACTTTTTAATTTGTCAAGCGATTTTGCCAAAGAATATGGTAAGAGCTTTATAGAAGGACAGATTAATTTTTTTAGTGTATTTGCAAAAAGTTTCGAAAAAGAATTAGCAGGTAAACTTGCTTATATAGTCACTTGGGAACATCTGTTAGTAATTCTCGAGTTGGAAACTGATGAATCTAAACTGTTTTTTATAAAAGCAACTGCAAGAGAAAGGCTTAGTGTGGATGGTTTAAGAGAAAAAATCAGAAATTATGTGGATGCAGGAGTTAAATTTAATAGTGATAATCTAACGGATATGACAGACATATTCAAGATAATTTTTCAAGAGCAGAAGACCCTTAAATCCAGAGGGAATATAGTTGAAGGGACCACTCAGTATATCAAATACAGCGAAGACGTTTTGATAACTAACTTACTGCCGAATATTTTTCAAAATAAATACTTTCCATTGATACAATAA